In Miscanthus floridulus cultivar M001 chromosome 19, ASM1932011v1, whole genome shotgun sequence, the DNA window GTGTTTCACTCCCCAACCAGGCATCAGGATCAGTAAACCTCGCTCTCCTGTCCTCCTATCCTTTTCCCCAGGCCAGCCGGGTGCCTGGGAAGGGACGGCGATCGGGCACGCACGAGATCCGGGCGCGGGGCCGCCCGGAGATCGGACTGGGACGGACGAATCCTCATCATGGAGAATTGGAGATGGAGCTGCCATTCGCCCATCGGACATCGCAGAGAATTGGAGATGCCTCGAGTGACCTTGACCTTGGCCTTGGGCTCTTCATCTCATCTCGCTCGTCGTCATCCAGAACCCAAAGCCAAGGACAGGCACCCACTTGTTGCCTTCTTGGCAGGGCCATCCATCCCCCACACCCCACCACTGCAGAGGCCAGAGATGATCCGAGTGTAGCGTGTTTCACATGAGAGAAGGACGAATCACTGATGGATGGAAATGGACTTGGATCGATCGGACCGGTTCTGGATAACGGACACGCAAGCGTTGAGAATTCGAGATCTGCACGAACGGATCATGGTTCATGGATATGCAGGAGATGGGCATCGCATTCACACCCACACTACTCTGCACTCCACCCCTCACCACTGACTGACCTTAAAGAAATGAAGGGAGGGAGGTCACAGGTCAGGCTCAGCCGATCCATCCATCCCCATTTCCTTTCGTTTTCGCCCTCACTCCCAAGACGATTTTTCACCGGTGCAGTGCAGGCACCATCAGGTGTCAGATGAGATGGGGACGCAAACCTCACATGGGATGGATCGATGCTGGCCCCCCCACGGCTCACCCCCACCCAATTTGCAGGCAGTCACTGTCCCGATGGAATGATGCCGTGCCCCTCGTCAGAGTCGTCCCTCCGGCCTCCTCCCAACtccaactccaactccaatcCAACCAAGAAAAGGGCTGCCATTTGCCAATCCGGATGTGGGTCTGCGTCTGCCTCCACACTTCACAGGCTCTATAGCCTTGTAGGGAGTATAGGATAAACGCCACACCTGTCACCAGACAACTCCCTACTACTACTTCGCGCCAGAGGCCAGGCGCCCATTGTCGGTAAAAGGAACAGTGCCTTTGGACGCTACTACGGATCTGGAAGGAGCAAAGGCGATGTCAGAAAGGTTTACAAATGGAATGCTCATTAGCTCATGCTCTTCAGTGGCAGCGAGTGGTACCAAACTTTGTCCTGGATGCTGCCCCTGCTTGGAATGGAGCACGTTTCACTTGCCAATGGACAATGGTGCAATGCACACAGGATGACAGGACAGGACCACCCCCTTCCTGCTGTCTGGTTGCTGCATGCCACAATTGCTCAGAGTAGAACAAAAAACGCAATCATCGTGCAGCTGCCCTGCAGGAACATGAAAAAACCAGACATGTGCTTGCTGTGCGCTAGCCTGCTAGGCAACAAGAGGGTACCTGATCCATCATTAGAGAGACTGGCTACATTCACAGGATTAGTATTTCTCCATACAAGAACAAAGTTTCAGCATGTATACCAACTGCAGCGGGCACCCGCCGTTGGTAGTTTTCTACTTAGGAGTTGATGATATCATACGACGAACAGAATTATTAGATGGTACATAATTCGGGGAGCTAAGGCTTGGTCCGCGCTGAACTTCCATTCCAGCTCCATCCATCCCAAGGTCACTAGACCATTGGAAGTGCAAAACAAGCTCGCGGGTTGGGTCGCAGACCAGCCCTCAGCCCTAACCTGAGGGCATGTAACTTGCTCCTGCTGCGGGCGCCCTATCTTCGGCTCGTCAGAACTCGACCGATCCGACGGACGCAATCCCGGTGCTCAGGCTTCTCGATTCCTGCCTGCTAACGTAGTCGTCACAGCTGTTATCTAGCCTCCGCGCAGGGGCTGAGCTCAGGAGCTCCAGCCCCTGCTTGCCCATTTGCTGCACCTCCTGCGGCGAGAGTATCTTTATGCAGGACACCGTACTCACGAATTCCCTGCAGGTTGGGTTACAAAGGGCAGCAATGTGAGGAAGAGTGTGGAAAAGAAATACATGGAAGTGTTCAGGATGCATCATCGAGACGGTCGTGAGAACCTACTGCCAAGGGTCGTCGCCCACGAGAAGGATGTCCTCCTCACGATCGACGAATACAAGCTGCCAGCCTGATCTCAAAGGGTCTTCCAACTGGCCCTCAAGGCCAAATAGGCGCCCTAGTTCCCTACGGAGCTCATGATAGCTACTAAACCTAGTGATATCAAGCGACCTTCCGTAGGTTCCAGATTTGTAAACCTGTTATTCAAACAGAAGCAAATGTGTAGTAGATTAGTGCCAGTGTTGGTTATAATAGATTAGGGAGAAAAAAACAGAACTTCTCAGAGACTAGCTTCTTATATCAAGTGCAAACAGGTATACCATTGTTTTCTAATAAAATGCTCTACAAGCTTAATTGCGTGATTATCCATTACATTCAACAGATATAATGGTTAAAAATTGTAAAGCATTAGCAGTGAACAAATTTCAGACAGTTGTGAGCAAATAGTTAAATATTCTGGCAATAACATGTGCAGCACATAAAAAATAAAGTTCAATTCACAAAAGAAACATGGATCCCTTCCCAGTAAAAAAAATTACCCACCTTCACGAAGGTCGCTGGTGGTCGGTTCACTTGGTCAGAATTATCTGAACATGGCGGCACATACCCAGAATCATCTAAGCAGCCTGAAGAATTTAGAGTATGATCCAAAGGAAAATCATTCTGGGAAGGGCTCAGGAAATTGGAAGTGGAATAAGGTATAGCAGTTGAATCATTCCCATTTTGGAGACCAGGGATGCCTCCTTGCATTAGCAGTGACTGCGAATCTATACTAACACCAAACAAGAGGTGATTTTGAGGATCAGAGTTCACATCTTGATCCACCAAGCATCCTCTTCCAGGAAGTGGTGCCAACAGAGAGCTATGAGGTATACTAGCTTGTGTAGAGTCCAATTGTTCCATCTGGGACGAAACCTGGGGCCGAGAAGGAAGCAAAGACTCCACCGCAACTCGCTTCGATGACCATGGGTCAGGGACAGGTATCGCAGTGGGCCTCGGCATACTGAGGTGAGAAACTGCTTCTGATGAGAATGGCCTCAGTGTATTTTGCATGGTGTTGGTGTTGGTGTTGGATGGAGACAGTGAGCTTACATTGGTGTCTGTAAAGCTCTGTGCCTGTGAGAACGGTAATATTGTTTGCAGTGCCACAGGTGAAGACTGAGAGGCTGACGACAGCTGAGAAAATGCTGATAATGCATTAGATACAGACTGGTAGTTGGTCATGTTCTGTTGTTGCATTTGTTGATGTTGAGGGACTTGCAGACACTGtgattgctgctgctgctgtgattCTTGCTGTTGTTGCTGGGGATGCAGCTGGGGCTTCTGCTCATTGAATGACTGGCTGCGTTGGAGCTTCTGTTTGAGGAACTCAGACTGACCCTGCGCTTGGATTGTGCTCTCGGAGATGTTTTGAAGGTACAGCTGCTGCTGAAATTGAGGATGTGCTTGCTGCAAAATCTGACTTGAAAGAAGTGGCGTGGCGCGGCCAGCTATGTTCTGTGGCTGCTGGAACTGCAGCATTGTGGGTGATGATACCTGCTTTGTTGGATCCTGGAAAGCAGCTGTGGCCATCGCCTGATACATGTCAGGTTGCAGACCAAGTAAGGAAGCATCCAACCTTGGCTGCATCCAAGGGTTCATACCAAGTCCACCAAAATTTAACGACTGAAAACCAGGATTTGCTGTATCTCGAAGCCACATGAGAGAGTTTGCCAGGTCATCATCCTTCCCACCTACGGATAGACATCACATGAAAGGTTATTGGCGATAGAATGCATATTGCAAAATTATTTAATAAGCTAACATATCTACAAAGGCTAGCTAAACATaactgcacctcataccatgcaGAGAAGGCAAGCCTGTTGGCCATGGACGCTTGAGCCTGAGCGGAAAAGGAGATGGATACATTGGGAAAGTTGTCAGGGGCTCAATCTCCCATAGTGACACCCTTGGCTGTCTCTCACCAGCAGTTGATTCATCCCAGCCAACCTATATTCATTCACACGTAAATTTTGTGATAATACAAAACCATGAAGTAGGTATCTCTGAGAGAACAAATTTTAAGGGAGC includes these proteins:
- the LOC136528540 gene encoding auxin response factor 17-like; the encoded protein is MRLSSSSGSVLPAQPGSPEAVEEHKCLNSELWHACAGPLVSLPAVGSRVVYFPQGHSEQVAASTNKEMESQIPNYPNLPPQLICQLHNVTMHADAETDEVYAQMTLQPLNPQELKDPYLPAELGSGNKQPTNYFCKTLTASDTSTHGGFSVPRRSAEKVFPPLDFTQQPPCQELMAKDLHGNEWKFRHIFRGQPKRHLLTTGWSVFVSAKRLVAGDSVLLYGMNDNNQLLLGIRRANRPQTVMPSSVLSSDSMHIGLLAAAAHAASTNSRFTIFYNPRASPSEFVIPLAKYVKAVYHTRISVGMRFRMLFETEESSVRRYMGTITGISDLDSVRWPNSHWRSVKVGWDESTAGERQPRVSLWEIEPLTTFPMYPSPFPLRLKRPWPTGLPSLHGGKDDDLANSLMWLRDTANPGFQSLNFGGLGMNPWMQPRLDASLLGLQPDMYQAMATAAFQDPTKQVSSPTMLQFQQPQNIAGRATPLLSSQILQQAHPQFQQQLYLQNISESTIQAQGQSEFLKQKLQRSQSFNEQKPQLHPQQQQQESQQQQQSQCLQVPQHQQMQQQNMTNYQSVSNALSAFSQLSSASQSSPVALQTILPFSQAQSFTDTNVSSLSPSNTNTNTMQNTLRPFSSEAVSHLSMPRPTAIPVPDPWSSKRVAVESLLPSRPQVSSQMEQLDSTQASIPHSSLLAPLPGRGCLVDQDVNSDPQNHLLFGVSIDSQSLLMQGGIPGLQNGNDSTAIPYSTSNFLSPSQNDFPLDHTLNSSGCLDDSGYVPPCSDNSDQVNRPPATFVKVYKSGTYGRSLDITRFSSYHELRRELGRLFGLEGQLEDPLRSGWQLVFVDREEDILLVGDDPWQEFVSTVSCIKILSPQEVQQMGKQGLELLSSAPARRLDNSCDDYVSRQESRSLSTGIASVGSVEF